The genomic segment GGCTCGGGGAAGGAGATTGGCGCGAAGTAGCGGCACTGCGTCTCCACCACCAGGCCGATGGTCGCACTGCCGGCAATGTCGAGAAGGCCGCGCTCGACGAGATAGCCGTTCACCACCGTGTCGAAGAACGCATAATAGACCACATTGTTGACGTGGCCGTAGACGTCGTTGTCGGCCCAGCGCGTGGTGATCGGGCGCAGGACGGCATAGTCCCCGCGCCCCGGCGGCGGGGTGCGCCCGGAGGCCATCAGACCGGCTCCCCGACCGCCTCGTCGAGATCGACGCCGTCGCGCGCGGCCGCGAGGATCGCCGGCGCCGGCGTCCAGCGTTCGCCGCTCCTGGCGGCATAGGCCTCCAGCCGCTTCGCGATCTCCCGCCACCCCCGGCGCGCGCCGTAGAAGAGCGGGCCGCCGCGCCAGCGCGGAAACCCGTAGCCGTGCAGCCAGACCGCGTCGACATCGCTTGCGCGCTCCGCGATCCCCTCGCCCAGGAGCTCCGCTCCCGCATTGACGAGCTGCAGCACCGCACGCTCCACGATCTCCTCGTCGGAGACGACACGCTGCGCGATGCCGTCCTCGCGCGCGAGCGCATGGGCAATCTCCACGGCTTCCGGATCGGGAACGGGCGTCCGGCTGTCGGGCTCGTAGCGGTACCAGCCCGCATTGGTCTTCTGGCCGTAGCGGCCGAGCTCGCACAGCCGGTCGGCGGCGCGCGGATAGTGCTCGCCTTCGGCCCTCGGGCGCGATTGGCGCATGCGCCAGTCCACATCGAGGCCCGCGAGATCGGCGACCGCGAAGGGTCCCATGGCGAAGCCGAATCCGGTCAGCGCCTTGTCGACCTGCTCCGGCGTCGCGCCCTCCTCGACGAGATAGGCGGCCTCCCTCTGATAGCGCTCCCACATGCGGTTGCCGATGAAGCCGTGGCAGACGCCCGCGAGCACCGGCATCTTGCCGATCTTGCGGGCGAAGGCCAGCGCGGTGGACAGCGTTTCGGGGCTCGCCCGCCTCGCGCGGATCACCTCCACGAGCTTCATGATCCAGGCCGGGCTGAAGAAGTGCATGCCGACAAAGCGCCCGGGATCCGCGACCGCGTCGCCCATGCGGTCGACATCGAGATAGGAGGTGTTGGTGGCGATCACGCAATCCGGCCCGACCGTGCGCGATGCCGCCTCCAGGACGGACATCTTGAGGTCCATGTCCTCGAACACCGCCTCGACGAGCAGGTCGGCGCCGGCAATGTCCTCAAGCGCCGCCGTCGTCGTCAGCCGCCCGGTGCGTGCGGCAAGTCCCTCCCGGTCGATGCGGCCGCGGGCGAGG from the Kaustia mangrovi genome contains:
- a CDS encoding 3-hydroxyacyl-CoA dehydrogenase family protein, whose product is MIVTGKPVPAGWAHDLGLVRAVLAGEDIRAAALDWLDGQGIETLGLPLQPDAAPARETDLQSAIGKELARAKKTVGPSAPAGALAALEAASRLPLGDGLTREREIFETLVVSNESASLRHAFFAERQAGKLDGAPEPRPVATVAILGGGTMGTGIALACLNAGLQVTLREVDAEAAGRARTRITDQLDADLARGRIDREGLAARTGRLTTTAALEDIAGADLLVEAVFEDMDLKMSVLEAASRTVGPDCVIATNTSYLDVDRMGDAVADPGRFVGMHFFSPAWIMKLVEVIRARRASPETLSTALAFARKIGKMPVLAGVCHGFIGNRMWERYQREAAYLVEEGATPEQVDKALTGFGFAMGPFAVADLAGLDVDWRMRQSRPRAEGEHYPRAADRLCELGRYGQKTNAGWYRYEPDSRTPVPDPEAVEIAHALAREDGIAQRVVSDEEIVERAVLQLVNAGAELLGEGIAERASDVDAVWLHGYGFPRWRGGPLFYGARRGWREIAKRLEAYAARSGERWTPAPAILAAARDGVDLDEAVGEPV
- a CDS encoding acyl-CoA thioesterase, yielding MASGRTPPPGRGDYAVLRPITTRWADNDVYGHVNNVVYYAFFDTVVNGYLVERGLLDIAGSATIGLVVETQCRYFAPISFPEPVTGGLRVEHMGRSSVRYGIAIFGGDADTASAAGHFVHVYVDRETRRPVPLPDDLRAVLETLAVTPGGAG